The Microbacterium horticulturae genome has a window encoding:
- a CDS encoding MFS transporter: MAGYRDLLRTPGVGRIIAAQLTARFPSGMTSLAILLHIQHITGSYGAAGLVLAAASIGQAVAGPITSRWMGLWGMRQVLTLTTLICAASIIGIAVLEVPLPVFMTLGMIAGLSTPPVQPAVRTIYPKMVNSRQLTPLFSLDASLQEIIWILAPVVVTFVSTQISTVVGLLLIVVILIGGGAWFIASPELGRVRIPRSKRRFGKVLARPAVLLGTVIGFLLVGATAAVEAGVVATFGKGGIEAGVVLAVFSVGSLVGGLVSGGIAVSRWAMARRMGIVTIGLVVTTISLNVWWISGSLLVAGIGVAPVFAAVSAMTTASVKFSDTAEAFGWVNMGQLIGAAAGSAVAGFLIDGMGPGGAYWTAAIFAAVGVLVAVVFRGGFPDLRGRDPSPLPDTTTIPIQTV; the protein is encoded by the coding sequence GTGGCGGGATATCGCGATCTGCTGCGCACACCAGGAGTCGGGCGCATCATCGCCGCGCAGCTGACGGCGCGGTTCCCTTCCGGCATGACCAGCCTGGCGATCCTGCTGCACATCCAGCACATCACCGGTTCGTATGGCGCCGCCGGACTCGTCCTGGCCGCGGCCTCGATCGGGCAGGCCGTCGCCGGCCCCATCACGAGCCGCTGGATGGGACTGTGGGGCATGCGCCAGGTGCTCACCCTGACGACGCTCATCTGCGCGGCATCCATCATCGGCATCGCCGTCCTCGAGGTGCCGCTGCCGGTCTTCATGACCCTGGGCATGATCGCGGGCCTGTCGACCCCGCCCGTACAGCCGGCCGTGCGCACGATCTATCCGAAGATGGTCAACTCTCGGCAGCTGACCCCGTTGTTCTCGCTGGACGCATCGCTGCAGGAGATCATCTGGATCCTCGCCCCGGTGGTGGTCACGTTCGTGTCGACCCAGATCTCGACGGTCGTCGGCCTGCTGCTGATCGTGGTGATCCTCATCGGTGGCGGAGCCTGGTTCATCGCCTCGCCCGAGCTCGGCCGCGTGCGCATCCCCCGCAGCAAGCGACGCTTCGGCAAGGTGCTCGCCCGCCCCGCCGTGCTCCTGGGCACGGTGATCGGCTTCCTCCTCGTGGGCGCGACCGCCGCCGTCGAGGCCGGCGTGGTCGCGACGTTCGGCAAGGGTGGCATCGAGGCCGGCGTCGTGCTGGCCGTGTTCTCGGTCGGCAGCCTCGTGGGCGGTCTCGTCTCGGGCGGCATCGCGGTCAGCCGCTGGGCGATGGCTCGGCGCATGGGCATCGTCACCATCGGCCTCGTGGTGACCACGATCTCGCTGAACGTGTGGTGGATCAGCGGATCGCTGCTGGTGGCCGGCATCGGCGTCGCACCCGTGTTCGCCGCGGTGTCGGCGATGACGACCGCGAGCGTGAAGTTCAGCGACACCGCCGAGGCGTTCGGCTGGGTCAACATGGGCCAGCTCATCGGCGCGGCGGCGGGGTCTGCCGTCGCCGGCTTCCTCATCGACGGGATGGGCCCGGGCGGCGCCTACTGGACGGCGGCGATCTTCGCGGCCGTCGGAGTGCTCGTCGCGGTCGTCTTCCGCGGCGGCTTTCCCGATCTGCGCGGACGTGACCCGAGCCCGCTGCCCGACACGACGACGATCCCGATCCAGACCGTGTGA
- a CDS encoding response regulator: MIRVLIADDQELVRTGFRLILDLEPDMEVVGEAADGADCVRLSAREDPDVVLMDVRMPRLDGIAATRELTATGSRARVLVLTTFDLDEYVYEALRAGAAGFLLKDAPREQLVGAIRQAAAGDALLAPAVTRRLVERFVGAGPVDQALRARVDALSAREREVLALVARGMSNAEIARALFIGDATVKTHIARMLAKLGVRDRVQAVVLAYESRFVAPRG, translated from the coding sequence GTGATCCGCGTGCTGATCGCCGACGACCAGGAGCTCGTGCGCACGGGGTTCCGTCTCATCCTCGATCTCGAGCCCGATATGGAGGTGGTGGGCGAGGCCGCGGATGGCGCCGATTGCGTGCGCCTCTCCGCGCGCGAGGACCCCGACGTCGTTCTCATGGACGTGCGGATGCCGCGGCTCGATGGGATCGCGGCGACCCGCGAGCTGACGGCGACGGGCAGCCGCGCGCGGGTGCTCGTGCTGACGACCTTCGACCTCGACGAGTACGTCTACGAGGCGCTGCGCGCGGGCGCCGCCGGATTCCTGCTGAAGGATGCGCCGCGCGAGCAGCTGGTCGGCGCGATCCGGCAGGCCGCGGCCGGCGATGCACTGCTGGCCCCGGCGGTCACGCGGCGGCTCGTCGAACGCTTCGTCGGCGCCGGTCCCGTCGATCAGGCGCTGCGGGCGCGGGTCGACGCGCTCAGCGCCCGCGAGCGCGAGGTGCTCGCGCTGGTCGCTCGTGGCATGTCGAACGCCGAGATCGCCCGCGCGCTGTTCATCGGCGACGCCACCGTGAAGACGCACATCGCGCGTATGCTCGCCAAGCTCGGCGTGCGCGACCGGGTGCAGGCGGTCGTGCTGGCCTACGAGAGCCGGTTCGTGGCACCGCGCGGGTGA